From Lemur catta isolate mLemCat1 chromosome 19, mLemCat1.pri, whole genome shotgun sequence, a single genomic window includes:
- the CD37 gene encoding leukocyte antigen CD37, with protein MSAQESCLSLIKYFLFVFNLFFFVLGSLIFCFGIWILIDKTSFVSFVGLSFVPLQIWSKILAISGILTMGLALLGCVGALKELRCLLALYFGMLLLLFATQITLGILISTQRVRLERSVQDIVKKTIQNYHANPEETAAEESWDYVQFQLRCCGWHSPQDWFPVLILRGNESEAHRVPCSCYNLSATNDSTIPHFSRLGPPVRPRYSTDLCTVPAQSSIYHEGCAQNLQKWLHNNLISIVGICLGVGLLELGFMTLSIFLCRNLDHVYKQLARYR; from the exons ATGTCGGCCCAGGAGAGCTGCCTCAGTCTCATCAAGTACTTCCTCTTCGTTTTCAACCTCTTCTTTTTC GTCCTAGGCAGCCTCATCTTCTGCTTCGGCATCTGGATACTCATTGACAAGACCAGCTTCGTGTCCTTTGTGG GCTTGTCCTTCGTGCCTCTGCAGATCTGGTCCAAAATCCTGGCCATTTCAGGAATCCTCACCATGGGCCTCGCCCTCCTGGGTTGTGTGGGGGCCCTCAAGGAACTCCGCTGCCTTCTGGCTCTG TATTTtgggatgctgctgctgctgtttgccACGCAGATCACCCTGGGAATCCTCATCTCCACTCAGCGGGTCCGG CTGGAGCGAAGCGTGCAGGACATCGTGAAAAAGACCATCCAAAACTACCACGCCAACCCTGAGGAGACGGCGGCTGAGGAGAGTTGGGACTACGTGCAGTTCCAG CTGCGCTGCTGCGGCTGGCACTCTCCACAGGACTGGTTCCCGGTGCTCATCCTGAGAGGCAACGAGTCGGAGGCGCACCGCGTGCCCTGCTCCTGTTACAACTTGTCGGCGACAAACGACTCCACAATCCCCCACTTCAGCCGGCTCGGACCACCAGTGCGGCCACGATACAGCACAGACCTCTGTACAGTCCCGGCACAAAGCTCCATCTACCACGAG GGCTGCGCGCAGAACCTCCAGAAGTGGCTGCACAACAACCTCATTTCCATAGTGGGCATCTGTCTGGGCGTCGGTCTACTTGAG CTCGGCTTCATGACGCTGTCGATATTCCTGTGCAGAAACCTGGACCACGTCTACAAACAGCTCGCTCGATACCGCTAG